The genomic region CCGGCCGACGAGATCCGCACCGTGCGTTCCCGCATGCCGGGCAGGGTGGCCAGCGGCACGTGCGGACTGGCCGCGTCGGTGAAGACCAGGTGCTCGTACACCTCGTCGGTCACCGCGTAGGCGTCGTACTCCTGGCACAGCTCGGCGACCAGCGCCAGCTCGGCCGGGGTGAAGACCTTCCCGGTCGGATTGTGCGGCGAGTTCAGCAGCACCAGCCGGGTCCGCGGTCCGAACGCCGCGCGCAGCGCCGCCGGGTCGAAGGCGTACCGGCCGTCGTCGGCGGGACGCAGCGTGACCGGCCGGCGGACCGCGCCGGCCAGGGCGATGGAGGCGGCGTACGAGTCGTAGTACGGCTCGAAGCAGACCACTTCGTCGCCCGGCTCGCAGAGGGCGAGGATCGTCGCGGCCACCGCCTCGGTCGCGCCCGCGGTCACCACGATCTCGCCGTCCGGGTCGTACTCCAGTCCCCAGAAGCGGCGCTGGTGCGCCGCGACGGCCGCGCGCAGGGCGGGGACGCCCGGCCCGGGCGGGTACTGGTTCTGCCCCGAGCGCAGCGCCTCGGCCGCGGCGGCGAGCATCTCCGCGGGCCCGTCGGTGTCCGGGAAGCCCTGCCCCAGGTTGACCGCGCCGGTGCGGACGGCGAGCGCGGACATCTCGGCGAAGATGGTCGTGCCGAACGGCCGCATCCGGGCCACGAGCGGGTCGGCATCGGTGGTCGTCGTCACGTCCGCCAGCCTACGGTCCGGCGTCACCGCCTCAACCGGCCGTCGGGTCGTAGCAGTTGGCCCGCCAGCCGGCGCCGGTGATCTCCTCCGTCACGGGGGCGCCGCCGTTGATGGTGAGCGAGCAGGCGATGGCGTCCACGTTGTCGCCGGTCCTGCTGGCCTGCACCATCGCCTGGTCCCGGTGATCCGTGCGGATGCGCGCCCGCCACGGCAGCCGCACCCCGTCCAGCCAGACGCTCTCGCCGTTCGCGTCGCTGTAGAGGATGTCGACCCGCCCCTTCCCGGTCACCTCGTAGACCACCGTGTCCCGGCCGGGACCGGTGGACGGGGTGGCCGCCGGCGTCGCCGAGTGGGTCGGCTGCGGCACGGGGCCGGCCTCCTGCGGAGCCTCCTCGACACCGTCGCCCGCGTACCACGCATCGGGGTCGGCCTGCTCGGCCTGGGGCCGGTCGTCGTCGCGCAGTGACGCGTACGCGCCGTACCCGGCGCCGCCGAGCAGCAGCGCCGCCACGAGGACCATGCCGGTCACCACGCGCCGGCCCGGCCGCTCGTCCGTCCGGCGGGCCGACGCGGTGGCCGGGACGCCGGAGCGGGACGCGATGCCGGGGGCGGTGCCGCCGGCGAACGGCGGGTGGACCGGAGCGTCCGGAAGCCAGCGGTCCGGCGGCGCCGAGGACGGCGTCGACGGCGGATCGAGCGGCGCCCAGGGCAGCGGCCCGGTGGACGGCTCGGGTGACGAACCGGAGGCCGGTGGGCCTTCGGACATGCTGGCCTCCTCGGGAGGTTCGGGCCGTGGCGGACGATCCGGCGCGGTCAGGGATACCGGCGGACGACGGGGGACGTGCCGGCGCCGGTCGGGTCGAGGGATCAGCCGAAGCAACTCGCTCCCCAGCGCTCCGCCGACACCTCGTCGACGGCCTCCCCGTCGACGAGGATCCGGCAGTTCACCGGCCCCTCCGTGTCGGCGTTGTGGGCGAGCACCATGACGCGGTCGGCGCTGCGCGCCCGGAAGGTCAGCCGCCAGGGCAGCCGCACCTCCGCGTCCTGGACGAAGGTGCCGTTGGCGTCGTAGTACTCCAGGTCGACCGGGCCGCGGCCGGTCACCTCGTAGACCACCTGGACGACCCCGGACCCGGCGGACGGGGACAGCGCGGGCTGGTCCTGCCAGGCCTCGTCCTCGTCCCCGTCCTCGTGGTACGGGCCGTCGTAGGGCCCTTCGGCGACCGTGTCGGTGGGGCCCGGCGCCCCGTACCGGCTCAGCGCCGCCGCGCCGACGGCGCCGCAGATGACCAGGACCAGAACCGTGGCCGCGGCGATGACGACGCCCACCGTGGCCGAGCGGTTGCCCGACCGGGGCAGGGGAGCGGCCGGGCGCGCGGCGGACCACGGATACCCGTACGGCGCGGCGGGTGCCGCCGGACCCGGGGCGGCACCGCCGGGCGGCGTGAACCCGTACGGCGGCCCGTAGCCGGAGGGTGGCGCGAACCCGTACGGCGGCGCGGTGCCGGGTGGCGGGGCGGTGGTCGGGGGCGGCGGTCCGTAGCCGCTGGCGGAGCCGTCCCACGCGCCGGGGTCGGGGGGCGCCCACGGACCCGGGGCCGGCCCGGCCGACGGGGTCGGATCGGCGGACGGTGACACCTCGGACATCTGTTCTGCTCCGGGGGTGGACGCGCCGTGGCCGCGGCGCGGGTGGGGTGCCGGTGGGCGACGTTGTCGCCGGCCCGCCGGTTGCGGCCCTCAATGTACGGGTAGGCGGGGGGCGGTGAGCGCCCGCGTCGTCGCCCTCCAGGCCCCGGATCACGCCTGCGGAACGCGGAGACTCGGGTGTTCGCTCAAAGTCAGTGATTGTTTACCGGACTTTCGCGCACGCGCGATGAGCGAAACTGGGTTAGGCTGCGGACCATGTGTGGAATCGTGGGTTACGCCGGCGCGCGGCCGGCGCTCGGCATCGTGCTGGACGGGCTGCGGCGGCTGGAGTACCGCGGCTACGACTCGGCGGGCGTCGCCATCGTGTGCGACGGTGAGCTGCTGACCGAGAAGAAGGCCGGCAAGCTGGCCAACCTGGAGAAGGTGCTCTCCGAGCGGGCCGCCGACGACCCGTCGTCCTGCGCGGCCAGCCCGATCGGCATCGGCGACGGCACCACCGGCATCGGGCACACCCGCTGGGCCACCCACGGCGGCCCCACCGACCGCAACGCCCACCCGCACGTCGCCGGCGACGGCCGGGTCGCCGTGATCCACAACGGCATCATCGAGAACTTCGCGAAGCTGCGCGCCGAGCTGGAGGCCGACGGCGTCCAGCTCAACAGCGACACGGACACCGAGTGCGCGGCCCACCTGCTCGGCGCCGCGCTGGCCGACCTGCGCGCCGCCGGCCAACCGGACGGCCCGCAGCTGCTCGCCGCCGCCATGCGGGTGGTGTGCCAGCGACTGGAGGGCGCGTTCACCCTGCTCGCCGTGGACTCCGCGGTGCCCGGCGCGGTCGTCGGGGCCCGCCGCAACTCCCCGCTCGTGGTCGGCCGTGGCAAGGGCGAGAACTACCTCGCCTCCGACGTCGCCGCGTTCATCGAGCACACCCGCGACGCGGTCGAGCTCGGCCAGGACCAGATCGTGCTGATCACCGGCGACACCATCGAGATCACCGACTTCGACGGCCAGCCGGCCAGCGGCAAGGACTTCCACATCGACTGGGACTCGTCGGCCGCCGAGAAGGGCGGCTACGACTGGTTCATGCTCAAGGAGATCGAGGAGCAGCCGCAGGCCATCGCCGACACGCTGCTAGGCCGGCTCACCGACACCGGAGAGATCGCCCTGGACGAGGTGCGCCTCAGCGACCAGGACCTCCGCGACGTCGACAAGATCTTCATCGTGGCCTGCGGTACGTCGTACCACGCCGGCATGGTCGCCAAGTACGCCATCGAGCACTGGACCCGGATCCCCTGCGAGGTGGAACTGGCCAGCGAGTTCCGCTACCGGGACCCGGTGCTCGACCGGTCCACGCTGATCGTGGTGATCTCGCAGTCCGGCGAGACGATGGACACCCTCATGGCGCTCCGGCACGCCAAGGAGCAGAAGGCCCGCGTGCTGGCCATCTGCAACACCAACGGCTCCACCATCCCGCGTGAGTCCGACGCGGTGCTCTACACGCACGGCGGGCCGGAGATCGCGGTCGCCTCCACGAAGGCGTTCCTCACCCAGCTGGTCGCCTGCTACCTGATCGGCCTGCACCTGGCCCAGGTGCGCGGGATCAAGTACGCCGACGAGGTCTCCGCCGTCGTCGCCCAGCTCCAGGAGATGCCGAACAAGCTCCGTGAGCTGCTGGGCCGGATCGAGCCGGTGCGCGAGCTGGCCCGCGACCTGAAGTCCGAGCCGACGGTGCTCTTCATCGGCCGCCACGTGGGCTACCCGGTGGCCCTGGAGGGCGCGCTCAAGCTCAAGGAGCTGGCGTACATGCACGCCGAGGGCTTCGCCGCCGGCGAGCTGAAGCACGGGCCGATCGGCCTCATCGACCAGGGCACCCCGGTGATCTGCGTGGTGCCCTCGCCGGCCGGCCGGGGGGTGCTGCACGACAAGGTCGTCTCCAACATCCAGGAGGTGCGGGCGCGCGGCGCGCGGACCATCGTGATCGCGGAGGAGGGCGACGAGGCCGTCGTCCGCTACGCCGACCACCTGATCTACGTGCCGCGGACGCCGACGCTGCTCGCCCCGCTGGTCACCACCGTGCCGTTGCAGGTGCTGGCGGCCGAGATCGCCGCCGCCCGGGGGCTCGACGTCGACCAGCCGCGCAACCTCGCCAAGTCGGTCACCGTCGAGTAACCGCACCGAGCACCGACCCGGGTCCCGGCCGCCGCGTCCGCGGTGACCGGGACCCGGTCGCGTCCCGCGCCGACCCGGACCCCGTCGGGTCCCGCCCGTGTCGGTCCCGCGTGCCGACGGCCTGGTGGCGCGCCGGCCCGGGCCGTCAGCGGCCGAGCACGATGCGGGCCACGCCGTCCAGGGCCGGATTGTCCGCGTCCCAGTAGCCGGTGTGGCCGTGCCGGCCGCTGGGGAAGACCCGGCCACCGAAGCCCGGGGCGGCCGGGTCGCGGCCGAACCACAGCTCGTGCTCGCCCCGCCCGGGCAGCGCGAGCGCGGCGGCCAGCGGCGACGCGCCGCGCAGGGCCCCGAGCGCCAGCTCGTCCGGTGGACGGGCCAGCCGGATCACGTCGTCCGGCGCGCTGCTCGCCCAGACCTGGCCGGGCGGGTGGCGTAGCTCCTCGGCGTGCGCCACCCCGACGCCCGGTGAGCCCACGAAGACCAGGGCGTCGGCGGCCAGCCCGTGGTCCCGTGCGGTCGTGCCCACCACCAGCGACCCGTAGCTGTGCCCCAGCACGGTCTGCCGGGCCGGCGGCCCCTCGTGGGTGGCCCGCAACCCCTCCTGGAAGCGCTGCAGGGCGGGACCCGCGTCCTGAGCCTGACGGGCCGAGATCGCCTCGTGCAGGAGATCCCGAGCGTCGTAGTCCAGCCAGAGCACGGCCGCGCTCCGTTCCTCGGGGGCGAGCGCGGCGCACCGGTCGAGGACCCGCGCCGCCCGGCCCAGCTCGCCCGGCGCGTCGTCGAGGCCGGCGGTCATCCCCGGCACGTAGGTGAGCACCCGGTCGGCGTGGTCCGGGTCGCCCAACGCCACCACCACCCGGCCCTCGCCCGCGGTGTCCAGCCCCAGCAGATAGGCGCGCGGCCCGCCCGGCTCGGTCAGCCGGTCGGTGAGCCCGTCGAGGCCGGCCAGACGGGCGTCGACCAGGCGCAGCCGGGCCGTCTCGACCGGGCCGGGCGGCACCCGGTCGAGCAGGCGTCGCCGCTCGGCGAGCAGCTCTGCCCGGCGGACGCCGAGCAGCAGCCGGTTGGCCTGGTCCCGGGCCGCCGCCGGTACGCCGTCCAGGTGACCCACCAGCACCGGCTCGTGCGCCACCAGCCACCGGCGTTGGGCCGGTGTGAGGCCCGCCCACCAGGCCCGGACCTGTGCCGGTGTGGCGCCCCGTTCCGGACGGCCGGGTGGCGGTGCGGCCAGCCAGCCCGTTCCGGCGGACGCGGCGAGCGCGTCCAGCCGAGCGCCGGCCGTCTGGTCGGCGGCCCCCGCCAGCTCCAGCGCCGCGCGCAGCGCGGCGGCCACCCGGGCGGCGGCGGGCCCGTCCCGCTCGCTCGGCCGGGCCCGGGCCGGATCGGCGCTGACCCGGCCGTCCCGGTCGATCAACAACCCGGACGCGTCGGCCAGCGCCACCGCCGCGGCCAGCCGTCCCTTCGCGGCGGCGAGCCGCCCGGCGTACTCGGCAAGCACCTGGTCGGCCTCGATCAGCGCCGGGGCGGCCGAGGCCAGGTCACTCCGGACCCCGGCCAACCGACCGCTCGCGGCCGTCGCCGCCGCGCCGGACCAGCCGCCGCCCAGCGCCGTGGCCCGCTCGCCCAGGTCACCGGCCCGCCGGTCGACGAGGTCGGTCAGCCCGCCCCAGGCAGCGCCCACGGCCCGCCACGCGCCAGGATCGGCGGCCCAGAGCTGGGCGTACCCGACCGCCGCGCCGCCCGCCGGCTGCCCCGCCCCGGCCGCGGGTAGCCTCGACCCGGCTGCGGAGCGGGCCGGCGTGGTCGCCCGGCCGACGCTCTGCGCGGTCACCGGGGCAGGGAGGTGAGCCGGCGGGCGGCCCGTTCGTCGACCGCCTGGTAGGCGTCGACCGCCGCCCGGACCGCGCCGCCGGTCACGGCCACCCGACCGCCGAGCCGAGCGAGCCAGCCGTGCACGGCCGACTCCAGCCCGGCCAGCGCGGCGGTCGCGCGCCAGCCCCGGGCGGCCACCACCAGCCCCGCCACTCCGGCCAGCCCGTGCGCCAGCCCGTAGGCGTCGTCGTCCAGCGCCCGGGCCACCGCGCGCATCGCCTCCGGCTCGACGGCGAACCGCTCCTCGATCATCCCCGCACCCCCGTGTGGATCGGCATCGACACCGGTGACGCTAGGTGGCCGGGGAGCCGCCCGGGGCGCCCTGTGGACGGCGGCCGGCGGGCGTACCCCTCGGTTGTCCACAGGCGTTGCCCGGCGCGGAGTCGGCGGCTAATGTGCCGGCCCCGCCGCCGGTAGGGTGAGCTGGTGATCGTCGCTGTCGGCATCGACGTCGTCCTGGTCGACCGGTTCGCCCGGGCGCTGGCGCGGACGCCGCTGCTCGCCGACCGGCTCTTCACCGAGGCCGAGCGGTACACCCGCTCCGGCAACCCGCGCTCACCGGAGTCGCTCGCCGCCCGCTTCGCCGCCAAGGAGGCGGTGGCCAAGGCGCTCGGCGCGCCCGCCGGGTTGTGCTGGCACGACTGCGAGATCGTGCCGGACCCGGACGGCCGGCCGTGGCTGACCGTCTCCGGCACGGTGGCCGCGGTGGCTATCGAACGTGGCGTGAACCGTTGGCACCTCTCGCTGTCCCACGACGGCGGGATCGCGTCGGCGATGGTGGTCGCGGAACGCTGAGTCGGACGGGCCGCCGGCGGGCGCGCCCGGGACGTGGGATGGGGGCCGACGGGATGAGACCGGTCTGGCGGGTGTCGGACGTACGCGCGGCGGAGGCCGGCCTCATGGCCACCCTCCCGCCCGGGACGCTGATGCAGCGGGCCGCGGCCGGGCTGGCCCGCCGCTGCGCGCTGCTGCTCGGCGACCGGGGCGGCGTGTACGGCTCGCGGGTGCTGTTGCTGGTCGGCTCCGGCGACAACGGCGGCGACGCGCTCTTCGCCGGGGCGCACCTGGCCCGGCGCGGCGCCGCGCTGTCAGCCCTGCTGGTGAACCCGGGGCGGGCCCACGCCGAGGGTGTGGCCGCGTTGCGGGCCGCGGGCGGCCGGGTGGTCGAGCGCCCGCCGACGGTGGTCGACCTGGTGCTGGACGGGATCGTCGGGATCGGCGGCACGGGCGGCCTGCGGGACACCGCGGACCAGTTGGCGGCGAGCCTGGTGCGGCACCACGGCCGGGACGGCGCGCGGGCGACGGTGGTCGCGGTGGACGTGCCGAGCGGGGTCGCGGTGGACACCGGCCACGTCCCGGTGACCGCGTCCGGCCGGCCGAGCGCCGTCCGGGCCGACGTGACGGTGGCCTTCGGTGCGTTGAAGCCGGCGCTGGTGGTGGGCCCGGCGGCGCCGCTCGCCGGTCAGGTCGAGCTGGTCGACATCGGGCTGGAGCCTTGGCTGCGCGGCACCCCGGCGCTGCGGGTCACCGAGTGGTCGGACGTCGTCGACTGGTGGCCGACCCTGGGCCCGGCCTCGGAGAAGTACAGCCGGGGAGTGGTCGGGGTGGCCACCGGCTCGGCCACCTACCCGGGTGCGGCCGTGCTCTCGGTCGGCGGCGCGCTGGCCGGTCCGACCGGGATGGTCCGCTACGCCGGTGGCGCCCGGGAGGGGGTGCTGCACCAGCACCCCTCGGTGATCGCCAGCGGGCGGGTCGCGGACGCCGGCCGGGTCCAGGCGTGGGTGTGCGGCTCCGGGCTCGGCACCGGCGAGGACGCCGCCGCCGAGCTGCGGGCGGTGCTGGCCGCGCCGGTGCCCGTGGTGCTCGACGCCGACGCGCTCACCCTGCTGGTGGACGGGTCGCTCGCCGAGCAGCTGCGCCGGCGGGACGCGCCGATCGTCGTGACCCCGCACGACCGGGAGTTCACCCGGCTCTGCGGCGAGCAGCCGGGCACCGACCGGGTCGCCGCGACCCTGCGGCTCGCCGCCTGGATGAACGCGGTGGTGCTGCTCAAGGGGGATCGCACGGTGATCGGCACGCCGGACGGCCGGGCGTACGTCAACCCGACCGGCACCTCGGCGCTGGCCACGGGTGGCACCGGGGACGTGCTGGCCGGGCTGCTCGGTTCGCTGCTCGCCGGCGGCGTGCGACCGGAGCGGGCGGCCGCCGTGGCGGCGTACCTGCACGGGCTGGCCGGCCGGGAGGCGGCCCGGTCCGGCCCGGTGACCGCGCCGGACGTGGCGACCGCGTTGCGTCCGGTCATCGCCCGGTTGCGCTGACCGTCCGGACGCGGCCACGTCGACCGGTTCGGCGCGGGGGCCGAGCGTCGACCCACGGCGTGATCACGGCGGAAAGTAGGCTGTGCCCATGTGGCAGGCCGAGGTACGCGTCGATCTTGATGCGATCCGCGAGAACGTGAGCCGTCTCCGCTCCGGCACCACCGCCGAGCTGATGGCGGTGGTCAAGGGCGACGGGTACGGGCACGGCATGATCCCGGCCGCCCGCGCGGCACTCGACGCCGGAGCGGACTGGCTCGGCGTCTGCACCCTCGACGAGGCGCTCACGCTGCGCCGGGCCGGCATCACCGCGCCGGTGCTGGCCTGGTTGCTCGCCCCCGGGCTGCCGCTGCACGAGGGGGTCGCGGCCGACGTCGACCTGGCCGCCGCGAGCCTGCCGCAGCTCGACGAGATGATCGAGGCGAGCCGTCGGGCCGAGCGTCCGGCGCGGCTGCACCTGAAGATCGACACGGGCCTGTCCCGGGGCGGCGCGACGGTGGCCGACTGGCCGGCGCTGCTCGACGCGGCCGCCAAGGCGCAGGCCGACGGGCTGGTCGAGGTGGTCGGTGTGTGGAGCCACTTCGTGTACGCCGACATGCCGGGCCACCCCACCACCGACCGGCAGCTGGCCGTCTTCCACGAGGGCCTGGCCATGGTCGAGCAGGCCGGGCTGCGCCCGCGCTACCGCCACCTGGCCAACTCGGCGGCCACGCTGACCCGGCCGGACACCCACTTCGACCTGGTCCGGCCCGGCCTCGCCGTGTACGGGCTCTCCCCGATCGCGGGCGAGACCTTCGGGCTGCGCCCGGCGATGACCGCGCGGGCCCGGGTGATGCTCACCAAGCGGGTGCCGGCCGGCACCGGCGTCTCGTACGGCCACACCTACACGACGGACCGGGACACGAACCTGGCCGTGGTGCCGCTCGGTTACGCGGACGGGGTGCCCCGGCACGCTTCCAACAGCGGCCCGGTGCAGCTCGGTGGCGCGCGGCGGGTCATCTCCGGCCGGGTCTGCATGGATCAGTTCGTGCTCGACTGCGGCGACGACCCGGTGGCCGCCGGCGACGTGGTGACCCTGTTCGGCAGCGGCGCCGACGGCGGGCCGACCGCGGACGACTGGGCCGAGGCGGTGGGCACGATCAACTACGAGATCGTCACCCGGTTCGGCAGCAGCCGGGTGCCGAGGGTGTACGACGGCGAGCGCGCATGAGTCCGTACCGCATTCCGCGGCCGCGGACGGCGGCGGGCAAGGTCGCCGGTGTGCTCGGCGCCGCGGTGGGTGTGGCCGCCGCGGGCCTCGCGGCGGGCGTCGCCACCGAGCGCGCCCTGGTCCGTCGGGCCAAGGCGGACCCGACCGACCCGTACGCGCACGAGCCCTTCGAGCAGCTGCGATACGACGACGCGTTCCGGCTGGAACTGCCGGACGGGACCGACATCCACGTCGAGGTGGTCGAGCCGACCCGGCCGGTGCCCGACAACCCGACGGTGGTGCTGGTGCACGGCTTCTGTCTGGACATGGGGACGTTCCATTTCCAGCGCAAGATGCTCACCGAGCAGGGTGAGCACCGGGTGATCGCCTACGACCAGCCCGGGCACGGCCGGTCCGGCCGGCTGGAGACCGGCGAGTACGACCTCGAGGTGCTGGGCAGCACCCTGCGCCGGGTGATCGACCGCACCGCGCCGGACGGGCCGCTGGTGCTGGTCGGCCACTCGATGGGCGGGATGACCATCATGGCCTTCGCCGAGCTGTTCCCGGAGATGTTCGGTGACCGGGTGGTCGGCACCGTGCTGATGGCCACCTCGGGCGGGCTGCTCGCCGAGACGAAGCTGGTGGCGCCGGCGCTGCTCGGCCGGGTCGGCGCGCCGGTGCTGTACATGATGAGCAACGCCACCCGGTACGGCGGCACGGTCATCGACAAGGCCCGCAAGTCCACGTCGAACGTGGCCTGGCTGCTCACCCGGAAGTACGGGTTCGGCAGCCGGAAGCCCAGCCCGGCCCTGGTGTCGTACGTGGAGACGATGAACTCGCGCACCTCGGCGGACACGGTGACCCGCTACCTGCGTACGCTGGCCACCCACTCCCGGTTTCCGGCGCTGGCCGCGCTGGCCGACACGCCGGTGTTGGTGGTGGTGGGCGACAAAGACATGATCACCCCGGTGACCCACTCGGAGGAGATCGTTCGGCGGTTGCCGCACGCCGAGTTCATCAAGATCACCGACAGTGGGCACGTGGTGATGCTGGAACACGCGGACGAGGTCAACGCCGCGCTGGCGAGGTTCCTGGAGGAGCTGTGAGTCAGGTCGTGAAGCTGCCGACCGTCGCCGACACGCACGAGTTCGGCCGCCGGCTGGCCGGGGTGCTGCGCGCCGGTGACCTGGTGTTGCTGACCGGGCCGCTGGGCGCCGGCAAGACCGCGCTGACCCAGGGCATCGGCGCCGGGCTGGGCGTGCTCGGTGACGTGACCTCGCCGACGTTCGTGATCGCCCGCGTGCACCGGCCCGACCCGGCCCGGGGCGGGCGGGTGTCGCTCGTGCACGCCGACGCGTACCGGCTGGGCGATGCCGCCGACCCGCGTGCCGAGATCGACGACCTGGACCTGGACGCCTCGGTGGACGACTCGGTGACCGTCGTCGAGTGGGGTGAGGGCATGGTCGAGCAGCTGGTCGACGCGCACCTACGGGTCCGCATCGACCGGCGCGACGACGACACCCGGGTCGTCGAACTGGACCCGGTCGGTGGCGACTGGGCCCAGCGCGTCACCGCCCTCCGCTGAGCGTGCCGGTCCGCGACACCCGCGGTGTCGGTGCGGGCTGGTAGGAAGGGGCCGACCGACTGCGAAAGGTTGCCGATGGCCGACGTACCCGACCTGGACCTGCTGGCGCTCCTGCCCGAGGAGTGGCGTGCCGCGCTCACCCCGCACCTCGACCCGGCGCGCACCGCGGCGCTGGCCGACTTCGTGGCCCGTGAATACGCCACCCAGACCGTCTTCCCGCCGCTGGAGGACCTGTTCTCCGCCTACCGGCTCTGCTCGCCGGAGGCGTGTCGGGTGCTCATCCTCGGGCAGGACCCGTACCACAGGGCCGGGCAGGCGCACGGGCTCAGCTTCAGCGTCCGCGAC from Micromonospora sp. WMMD812 harbors:
- the tsaE gene encoding tRNA (adenosine(37)-N6)-threonylcarbamoyltransferase complex ATPase subunit type 1 TsaE produces the protein MSQVVKLPTVADTHEFGRRLAGVLRAGDLVLLTGPLGAGKTALTQGIGAGLGVLGDVTSPTFVIARVHRPDPARGGRVSLVHADAYRLGDAADPRAEIDDLDLDASVDDSVTVVEWGEGMVEQLVDAHLRVRIDRRDDDTRVVELDPVGGDWAQRVTALR